A stretch of Gemmobacter fulvus DNA encodes these proteins:
- a CDS encoding GNAT family N-acetyltransferase encodes MILADQFFPGALGGIAALHGAHYARHWGFGTVFEAKVAAELAVFACRQAPGDLVLLGRDDAGLAASLILDLNDPASGPRGAHLRWFIVSDRCRGSGIGRKMLAQAMRHADAQSSGKAWLTTFAGLDAARHLYESAGFRLAVEAEGEAWGSRVVEQEFHRG; translated from the coding sequence ATGATCCTCGCAGACCAGTTCTTTCCCGGTGCCTTGGGCGGCATCGCTGCCCTGCATGGCGCGCATTATGCGCGGCACTGGGGCTTTGGCACGGTCTTCGAGGCCAAGGTCGCGGCAGAGCTGGCCGTCTTTGCCTGTCGGCAAGCGCCCGGGGATCTGGTGTTGCTGGGGCGGGATGACGCGGGGCTTGCCGCCTCATTGATCCTCGATCTGAACGATCCGGCCTCTGGCCCGCGCGGGGCGCATCTGCGCTGGTTCATCGTATCAGACCGCTGCAGGGGCAGTGGCATCGGGCGCAAGATGCTGGCGCAGGCGATGCGCCATGCCGATGCGCAAAGCAGTGGCAAGGCCTGGCTGACCACCTTCGCCGGGCTGGATGCGGCGCGGCATCTTTATGAAAGCGCAGGCTTCCGGCTGGCCGTCGAAGCAGAGGGCGAGGCCTGGGGCAGCCGCGTGGTGGAGCAGGAGTTCCACCGCGGCTGA
- a CDS encoding DMT family transporter → MIPRAKQNTGLGILLMSATSLVFALQDGISSHLAQEYNVYMVVMIRFWVFALFALALSARQPGGIVAQIRSRHPWVQLTRGLLLIVEVCVMILAFVQLGLIASHAVFVSYPLIVAALSGVVLGESVGWRRWTAIGVGFIGVLIILQPGVAVFSPWAAVPLLAAFMFALYALLTRYVARGDMAGTSFLWTGIVAAVAISPLGLWFWQPMTAGDWGWMGVLCLTGAGAHYMMIKAYEVAEASDVQPFALLQLVFIAILGLTLFDEELKLNVMLGAALVAGAAVFTLWRARLAAKRAATAG, encoded by the coding sequence ATGATCCCCCGCGCGAAACAGAACACCGGCCTCGGCATCCTGCTGATGAGCGCGACCTCGCTGGTCTTTGCCTTGCAGGACGGGATTTCCAGCCATCTGGCACAGGAATACAACGTCTATATGGTGGTGATGATCCGCTTCTGGGTCTTTGCCCTGTTCGCGCTGGCGCTTTCGGCGCGGCAGCCGGGTGGCATCGTGGCGCAGATCCGCTCGCGCCACCCTTGGGTGCAACTGACGCGCGGCCTGCTGCTGATCGTCGAGGTCTGCGTGATGATCCTCGCCTTTGTGCAACTGGGGCTGATTGCCAGCCATGCGGTGTTTGTCAGCTATCCGCTGATCGTCGCGGCCCTGTCGGGTGTGGTGCTGGGTGAAAGCGTCGGCTGGCGGCGCTGGACGGCGATCGGCGTGGGCTTCATCGGCGTTCTGATCATCCTGCAACCGGGGGTCGCGGTCTTTTCGCCCTGGGCGGCGGTGCCCTTGCTCGCGGCCTTCATGTTCGCGCTTTATGCGCTGCTGACGCGCTATGTGGCGCGGGGTGACATGGCGGGCACCAGTTTCCTGTGGACGGGGATTGTGGCCGCCGTGGCGATCTCGCCGCTGGGCCTGTGGTTCTGGCAGCCGATGACGGCGGGCGACTGGGGCTGGATGGGCGTGCTGTGCCTGACTGGCGCAGGCGCGCATTACATGATGATCAAGGCCTATGAAGTGGCCGAGGCCAGCGATGTGCAGCCCTTTGCGCTGCTGCAACTGGTGTTCATCGCCATTCTGGGCCTGACGCTGTTCGACGAAGAGCTGAAGCTGAATGTGATGCTGGGGGCGGCGCTGGTGGCCGGGGCGGCGGTGTTCACTCTGTGGCGCGCGCGTCTGGCGGCCAAACGGGCGGCGACGGCCGGCTGA
- a CDS encoding DMT family transporter, with product MTEQNTRKGIWLMIAAVAVFAAQDGFSRHLASTYSVLMIVMIRYWAYAGFTLVQAARRPEGLRAAIVTRHPWLQLARATLLIGEVCIIIWGYTLIGLIESHAVFAVCPLLIAALSGPVLGEQVGWRRWLAIGVGLAGVVVILQPGSGVFTAAALLPFAAALMFALYSLLTRMTSHADSSFVNMFWTGTLGAAMMTVIGLPFWERMTLADWGLTAIYAGLATFAHWLLIRCYATAEASAVQPFAYLQIAFVSLIGITVYDEVLRPNVLIGTAVIVAAGLWMLWQGRGKAQPQSQPLPEPQT from the coding sequence ATGACCGAACAGAACACCCGCAAGGGCATCTGGCTGATGATCGCCGCCGTCGCGGTCTTTGCCGCACAGGATGGGTTTTCACGCCATCTTGCCAGCACCTATTCGGTGCTGATGATCGTGATGATCCGCTACTGGGCCTATGCCGGGTTTACGCTGGTGCAGGCCGCCCGCCGCCCCGAGGGCCTGCGCGCGGCCATCGTCACCCGCCATCCGTGGCTGCAACTGGCGCGCGCGACGCTGCTGATCGGCGAGGTGTGCATCATCATCTGGGGGTATACGCTGATCGGGCTGATCGAAAGCCATGCGGTGTTTGCCGTCTGTCCGCTGTTGATCGCGGCGCTGTCCGGCCCGGTGCTGGGCGAGCAGGTGGGCTGGCGGCGCTGGCTGGCCATCGGTGTCGGTCTGGCAGGGGTCGTGGTGATCCTGCAACCGGGATCGGGTGTGTTCACTGCGGCGGCCCTGCTGCCCTTTGCCGCCGCGTTGATGTTCGCGCTTTACAGCCTGCTGACCCGGATGACGAGCCATGCCGATTCCAGCTTTGTGAACATGTTCTGGACCGGCACCTTGGGGGCGGCGATGATGACCGTGATCGGCCTGCCGTTCTGGGAGCGGATGACGCTGGCCGACTGGGGCCTGACCGCCATCTATGCCGGGCTGGCCACCTTCGCGCATTGGCTGCTGATCCGATGCTATGCCACCGCCGAGGCCAGCGCGGTGCAACCCTTCGCCTATCTGCAAATCGCCTTTGTCAGCCTGATCGGCATCACGGTCTATGACGAGGTGCTGCGCCCCAATGTGCTGATCGGCACGGCTGTCATCGTGGCCGCCGGGCTGTGGATGCTGTGGCAAGGGCGCGGCAAGGCGCAACCCCAATCCCAACCGCTGCCGGAGCCGCAGACATGA
- the mnmD gene encoding tRNA (5-methylaminomethyl-2-thiouridine)(34)-methyltransferase MnmD, producing the protein MADQRAALDWRDGVIPVSTQFDDPYFSLNDGLSETRHVFLQGNRLAERLCDGFQIAELGFGTGLNLLAVQILWAQMGAPGTLHFTSFEAFPMEAADIARALDHFPEARAVAEPFLAQWAAGATRLTLPGITAEVVLGDARATLPGWAGQADAWFLDGFSPAKNPELWSDDLMAEVAAHTKLHGSFATYSAAGGVRRALQAAGFQVDRLPGHGRKRHMTAGTRQQ; encoded by the coding sequence ATGGCAGACCAGAGGGCGGCGCTGGACTGGCGCGACGGGGTGATCCCGGTATCCACCCAATTCGACGACCCCTATTTCAGCCTGAATGACGGGCTGTCGGAAACCCGCCATGTGTTCTTGCAGGGCAATCGTCTGGCCGAGCGGCTGTGCGACGGGTTCCAGATTGCCGAACTGGGCTTTGGCACCGGGCTCAATCTGCTGGCGGTGCAGATCCTCTGGGCGCAGATGGGTGCGCCCGGCACGCTGCATTTCACCAGTTTCGAGGCCTTCCCGATGGAAGCTGCCGATATTGCCCGTGCGCTGGATCACTTCCCCGAGGCGCGGGCGGTGGCAGAGCCGTTTCTGGCGCAATGGGCGGCGGGCGCGACCCGGCTGACCTTGCCGGGCATCACCGCCGAGGTGGTGCTGGGGGATGCGCGCGCCACCTTGCCCGGCTGGGCGGGGCAGGCGGATGCGTGGTTTCTGGACGGGTTTTCCCCGGCCAAGAATCCCGAACTCTGGTCCGATGATCTGATGGCCGAGGTGGCAGCCCATACAAAACTGCATGGCAGCTTTGCGACATATTCTGCCGCAGGTGGGGTGCGCCGGGCCTTGCAGGCGGCGGGCTTTCAGGTAGACCGGCTGCCGGGGCATGGGCGCAAGCGCCACATGACCGCCGGAACGCGCCAGCAATAA
- a CDS encoding NAD(P)/FAD-dependent oxidoreductase: MARCDLTVRGGGVFGLSIAYTLARRGAKVRLIEAVQIGAGASGGLVGALSPHVPENWNPKKAFQLDSLLMAEAFWAGVSAASGLPTGYARLGRLQPLADAQAVQTATARGVSAQTLWQQHAQWQVVPASGSAWEPASPTGLLIHDTLSARLHPRQAAAALAAALTALGGEVVLGAAEDCGPVIHATGAAGLQALSDALGRPVGGGVKGQALSLRHEARDQPQLFVDGLHIVPHADGSVAIGSTSERVWTEATSTDAQLDALHARAVAALPCLAGAPVLARWAGLRPRAKSRAPMLGAWPDRPGHFIANGGFKIGFGMAPKVAEVMADLVLDGRDTIPQGFRVEDSL, from the coding sequence ATGGCAAGGTGCGATCTGACGGTGCGTGGCGGCGGCGTGTTCGGCCTGAGCATCGCCTATACGCTCGCCCGGCGCGGCGCGAAGGTGCGGCTGATCGAAGCGGTACAGATCGGCGCGGGGGCCAGCGGCGGGCTGGTCGGTGCGCTCAGCCCGCATGTGCCGGAAAACTGGAACCCGAAAAAGGCCTTCCAATTGGACAGCCTGCTGATGGCCGAGGCCTTCTGGGCCGGGGTGAGTGCGGCCTCGGGTCTGCCCACCGGCTATGCCCGGCTGGGACGGCTGCAACCGCTTGCCGATGCGCAGGCGGTGCAGACGGCCACGGCACGCGGGGTTTCGGCGCAGACCCTTTGGCAGCAGCACGCGCAGTGGCAGGTGGTGCCTGCCAGCGGCAGCGCGTGGGAACCCGCCTCGCCAACCGGGCTGTTGATCCATGACACGCTGTCGGCCAGGCTGCATCCCAGACAGGCGGCAGCGGCTCTAGCAGCCGCCCTGACCGCCTTGGGCGGCGAGGTGGTTCTGGGCGCGGCAGAGGACTGCGGCCCGGTGATCCACGCGACCGGCGCAGCGGGCTTGCAGGCGCTGTCAGACGCGCTGGGACGGCCCGTGGGGGGCGGGGTGAAGGGGCAGGCGCTCAGCCTGCGCCATGAGGCCCGCGACCAGCCGCAGCTGTTTGTCGATGGCCTGCACATCGTGCCCCATGCGGATGGCAGCGTTGCCATCGGCTCCACCTCCGAACGGGTCTGGACCGAGGCCACAAGCACCGACGCCCAGCTTGACGCGCTGCACGCCCGCGCTGTGGCCGCCCTGCCCTGCCTTGCCGGTGCCCCGGTGCTGGCGCGATGGGCGGGCCTGCGCCCCCGGGCAAAATCCCGCGCCCCCATGCTGGGCGCATGGCCAGACCGGCCCGGACATTTCATCGCCAATGGCGGGTTCAAGATCGGCTTCGGCATGGCCCCGAAAGTGGCCGAGGTGATGGCCGATCTGGTGCTGGACGGGCGCGACACGATCCCGCAGGGGTTCCGGGTGGAAGACAGCCTCTGA
- a CDS encoding MlaC/ttg2D family ABC transporter substrate-binding protein, with translation MAHSQFTSPRLTRRVFGTTLLAGAALSVLPRPAQALDLASARALIDKAIADVNKVINSGKAEAGMFRDFEAIFARYADVAAIARSALGPASRSASPGQMKAFTTAYQGYIGRKYGRRFREFIGGRIEVVDAKPLKSYFEVISVAHLQGEAPFDLRWHVSNKSGRDLFFNIIIEGVNMLASEREEVGAMLKKRGGDIDALIADLKSA, from the coding sequence ATGGCTCATTCCCAGTTCACCAGCCCCCGGCTCACGCGTCGTGTGTTCGGCACCACCCTTCTGGCAGGGGCCGCGCTGTCGGTTCTCCCGCGTCCGGCGCAGGCGCTTGATCTGGCCTCGGCGCGGGCCCTGATCGACAAGGCGATTGCCGATGTGAACAAGGTGATCAATTCGGGCAAGGCCGAAGCGGGCATGTTCCGCGACTTCGAGGCGATCTTTGCCCGCTACGCCGATGTTGCCGCCATTGCCCGTTCGGCGCTTGGCCCGGCCTCGCGCTCGGCCTCGCCCGGCCAGATGAAGGCCTTCACCACCGCCTATCAGGGCTATATCGGCCGCAAATATGGCCGCCGGTTCCGCGAATTCATCGGTGGCCGGATCGAGGTCGTGGATGCAAAGCCGCTGAAAAGCTATTTCGAGGTGATCTCGGTCGCGCATCTGCAAGGGGAAGCGCCGTTTGACCTGCGCTGGCATGTGTCGAACAAATCGGGGCGCGATCTGTTCTTCAACATCATCATCGAAGGCGTGAACATGCTGGCGTCGGAGCGCGAAGAGGTTGGCGCGATGCTCAAGAAGCGTGGCGGCGATATTGATGCGCTGATTGCCGATCTGAAATCGGCCTGA
- a CDS encoding MlaA family lipoprotein — translation MLQKNGKAMVALGLTALALAACAAPPPPSAPYDPYESTNRAFHGFNRGLDRALLRPTAKTYGTLVPVPVRQGVSNFASNLDLPGDVVNGALQGNPERVVQNTFRFAINSTIGLAGLFDPATVLGLTHDKTDFGETLHVWGVGEGPYLEFPGLGPSTTRDAVGTAVDIAANPVSALLPAPEKYYATGAKVGSKLGDRDRYSETIDSVLYDSADSYSQTRLLYLQNRRFELGQETSGGSDDFIDPYED, via the coding sequence ATGTTGCAAAAAAATGGCAAGGCCATGGTGGCACTGGGCCTTACGGCGCTGGCACTGGCTGCCTGTGCCGCCCCGCCGCCACCCTCTGCCCCTTATGACCCCTACGAGTCGACCAACCGCGCCTTCCACGGCTTCAACCGCGGGCTGGACCGGGCGTTGTTGCGGCCCACGGCAAAGACCTATGGCACGCTGGTGCCGGTGCCGGTGCGGCAGGGCGTGTCGAACTTCGCCTCGAACCTCGATCTGCCGGGCGATGTGGTGAACGGCGCGCTGCAAGGCAACCCGGAACGGGTGGTGCAGAACACCTTCCGCTTTGCGATCAACTCCACCATCGGTCTGGCGGGTCTGTTCGATCCGGCGACCGTGCTGGGCCTGACCCATGACAAGACCGATTTCGGTGAAACGCTGCATGTCTGGGGTGTCGGTGAAGGCCCCTATCTGGAATTCCCGGGCCTTGGCCCCTCGACCACGCGGGATGCGGTGGGCACGGCGGTTGACATCGCGGCCAACCCGGTCAGCGCGCTGCTGCCCGCGCCCGAGAAATATTATGCCACCGGCGCGAAGGTCGGTTCAAAACTTGGTGATCGGGACCGCTATTCCGAAACCATCGACTCTGTCCTATATGACAGTGCCGACAGCTATTCCCAGACCCGCCTGCTCTACCTGCAAAACCGCCGGTTCGAGCTGGGTCAGGAAACAAGCGGCGGCAGCGACGATTTCATTGATCCCTACGAGGACTGA
- a CDS encoding type I secretion system permease/ATPase: MSRNEAGFNVTQGVSELRAARRESNALILTVFLFSVVVNVLMLTGPLYMLQVYDRVLGSRSEATLIALSVLVVFLFIAMGLLDHARGRIMARIGAAFQAKLDRRVFEAALRRSQLAPSDPAATAAQRDLEAIQRLWASPVLLAVFDIPWTPLFVAAIFIFHPWMGWLAVLGGVVLIIVTILNQRITKVPLTRANSATIVAERMSDNLKAEAELVQALGMQSAGFDRWQRARGAALTESIAAADLGGTFSVLTKTFRLFLQSAMLGLGAWLVLKGELSSGAMIAGSILMGRALSPIEMAVGQWAVVQRAQEGWARLSELFTRMPKEPARTQLPRPKALLEAQNLTVVPPGESHATLRMVNFRLEPGQALGVIGPSGSGKSTLARALIGAWRPAGGKVRLDGAALDQYDPDVLGSYVGYLPQRVTLFEGTIAENIARLQANPDGLKVVEAARKAAAHDMIVKLPDGYDTRVSALGGRLSGGQIQRIGLARAMYGNPVIMVLDEPNSNLDNEGSMALNIAIRSMKEAGCSILIMAHRPAAIQECDLLMVMEEGTRRAFGPRDQVLREMVKNHTEIVKNAGPGGVT; the protein is encoded by the coding sequence ATGAGCCGAAACGAAGCGGGCTTCAACGTCACGCAGGGGGTTTCAGAGCTTCGGGCGGCACGACGTGAGTCGAACGCGTTGATCCTGACAGTGTTCCTGTTCAGCGTCGTGGTGAACGTGCTGATGCTGACCGGGCCGCTCTATATGCTTCAGGTCTATGACCGCGTGCTGGGCAGCCGGTCCGAGGCGACGCTGATCGCCCTGTCGGTTCTGGTGGTCTTTCTGTTCATCGCCATGGGTCTGCTGGACCATGCGCGCGGGCGCATCATGGCGCGGATCGGCGCGGCATTTCAGGCCAAGCTCGATCGGCGCGTGTTCGAGGCGGCGCTGCGGCGCAGCCAGCTTGCGCCCTCGGACCCCGCTGCCACCGCCGCACAGCGCGATCTTGAGGCGATCCAGCGGTTGTGGGCCTCGCCGGTGCTGCTGGCGGTGTTCGACATTCCGTGGACACCGCTGTTCGTCGCCGCGATCTTCATCTTCCATCCGTGGATGGGCTGGCTGGCGGTTCTGGGCGGGGTGGTGCTGATCATCGTCACCATCCTGAACCAGCGCATCACCAAAGTGCCGCTGACCCGCGCCAACAGCGCCACCATCGTGGCAGAGCGCATGTCCGACAACCTCAAGGCCGAGGCCGAGCTGGTGCAGGCGCTGGGGATGCAATCCGCCGGATTCGACCGCTGGCAGCGCGCCCGCGGCGCGGCCCTGACCGAAAGCATCGCCGCCGCCGATCTGGGCGGCACCTTTTCGGTGCTGACCAAGACCTTCCGCCTGTTCCTGCAATCGGCCATGCTCGGGCTTGGCGCCTGGCTGGTGCTGAAGGGTGAATTGTCGTCGGGTGCGATGATTGCAGGCTCCATCCTGATGGGCCGCGCACTGTCACCGATCGAGATGGCGGTGGGGCAATGGGCCGTGGTGCAGCGCGCGCAAGAGGGCTGGGCCCGGCTGTCGGAACTGTTCACCCGGATGCCGAAAGAGCCCGCACGCACGCAATTGCCGCGCCCCAAGGCGCTGCTGGAGGCGCAGAACCTGACCGTGGTGCCGCCGGGCGAAAGCCATGCCACGCTGCGCATGGTGAATTTCCGGCTGGAACCGGGGCAGGCACTGGGGGTCATCGGGCCATCGGGGTCGGGCAAATCCACGCTGGCGCGCGCGCTGATCGGCGCATGGCGTCCGGCGGGCGGCAAGGTGCGGCTGGATGGTGCGGCGTTGGATCAATATGACCCGGATGTGCTGGGCAGCTATGTCGGCTATCTGCCGCAACGCGTGACACTGTTCGAAGGCACCATTGCCGAAAACATCGCCCGCTTGCAGGCCAATCCCGATGGGCTGAAAGTGGTCGAGGCGGCCCGCAAGGCGGCGGCGCATGACATGATCGTCAAGCTGCCGGATGGCTATGATACCCGCGTCTCGGCGCTTGGCGGGCGGTTGTCAGGTGGGCAGATCCAACGGATCGGCCTTGCCCGCGCCATGTATGGCAATCCGGTGATCATGGTGCTGGACGAGCCGAACTCCAATCTCGACAACGAAGGGTCGATGGCGCTCAACATCGCCATCCGCTCAATGAAAGAGGCGGGCTGTTCGATCCTCATCATGGCGCACCGCCCCGCCGCCATTCAGGAATGTGACCTTCTGATGGTGATGGAGGAAGGCACCCGCCGCGCCTTTGGGCCGCGCGATCAGGTGCTGCGCGAGATGGTGAAAAACCATACCGAAATCGTGAAGAATGCTGGCCCCGGAGGCGTGACATGA
- a CDS encoding HlyD family type I secretion periplasmic adaptor subunit codes for MPVTLGFITLAVLFGGFGFWSVSTNISGAVVASGQIEVESHRQVVQHPDGGVVKSIAVQEGDTVAAGDLLITLDGAVIHSELAIVEGQLFEIMARRARLSAERDDLTVVTFPPDLIEMGKARPEVTEQMEGQVHLFAARADTLAKQTAQLSERRAQIESQIDGIAAQSEALVTQLDLIRRELADQQSLLDKGLAQSSRVLGLQREEARLRGQVGELIASKAQSQESISETELEILRLAASRREEANTQLRDIGYQELELAERRRALVEQVARLEIRAPVSGIVLGLQVTTPRSVLRPADPVLYLIPQDRPLVIAAQVSPIHVDQVYAGQEARLHFSAFSSRTTPELNGHVIMVSADALTDQRNQASYYRAEIVLDPGEIDKLKGLTLLPGMPVEAFIKTEDRTPLAYLLKPFTDYFGRAFRES; via the coding sequence ATGCCGGTGACGCTGGGCTTCATCACCCTTGCCGTGCTGTTCGGCGGCTTCGGCTTCTGGAGCGTCAGCACCAATATCTCCGGGGCCGTGGTCGCCTCGGGGCAGATCGAGGTCGAAAGCCATCGCCAGGTCGTGCAGCACCCGGATGGCGGCGTGGTGAAATCCATCGCCGTGCAGGAAGGCGATACCGTGGCGGCGGGGGATCTGCTGATCACGCTGGATGGCGCGGTGATCCATTCCGAACTGGCCATCGTCGAGGGCCAGTTGTTTGAGATCATGGCCCGCCGCGCCCGGCTGTCTGCCGAACGCGATGATCTGACCGTGGTCACCTTCCCGCCCGATCTGATCGAGATGGGCAAGGCCCGGCCCGAAGTGACCGAACAGATGGAGGGGCAGGTTCATCTGTTTGCCGCCCGCGCCGACACGCTGGCCAAACAGACGGCGCAATTGTCGGAGCGCCGCGCCCAGATCGAAAGCCAGATTGACGGCATCGCCGCGCAATCCGAGGCTTTGGTGACACAGCTTGACCTGATCCGCCGCGAATTGGCCGATCAGCAATCGCTGCTCGACAAGGGGCTGGCGCAATCCAGCCGGGTTCTGGGCCTGCAACGCGAAGAGGCCCGGCTGCGCGGTCAGGTTGGCGAGTTGATCGCGTCAAAGGCGCAGTCGCAGGAAAGCATCTCCGAGACCGAGCTGGAAATCCTGCGCCTGGCCGCCTCGCGCCGGGAAGAGGCAAATACCCAGCTGCGCGACATCGGTTATCAGGAACTGGAACTGGCCGAACGCCGCCGCGCCCTGGTCGAGCAGGTGGCCCGGCTGGAAATCCGCGCGCCGGTTTCGGGCATCGTGCTGGGGCTGCAAGTCACCACGCCGCGTTCGGTGCTGCGGCCTGCCGATCCGGTGCTGTATCTGATTCCGCAGGACCGCCCGCTGGTGATCGCGGCCCAAGTGTCGCCGATCCATGTGGATCAGGTCTATGCCGGCCAAGAGGCGCGACTGCATTTCTCGGCCTTCTCGTCGCGCACCACGCCCGAACTGAACGGCCATGTGATCATGGTCTCTGCCGATGCGTTGACGGATCAGCGCAATCAGGCCTCGTATTACCGGGCCGAAATCGTGCTGGACCCGGGCGAGATCGACAAGCTGAAAGGGCTGACCCTGCTGCCCGGCATGCCGGTCGAGGCCTTCATCAAGACCGAAGACCGCACGCCGCTGGCCTATCTGCTCAAGCCCTTCACCGATTATTTCGGGCGGGCCTTCCGCGAAAGCTGA
- a CDS encoding RidA family protein, with amino-acid sequence MSIEARLAELGVTLPDAPAPVANYVSFVIADKLVHVSGQISQNAAGVIRGKLGADMSIEDGAEAAKCCAISLLAQLKKACDGDLSKLKRVVKLGGFVNSTPDFIDQPKVINGASDFMVAALGDAGRHARAAVSAASLPLGAAVEIDAIFELV; translated from the coding sequence ATGTCGATCGAAGCCCGCCTTGCCGAACTTGGCGTCACCCTGCCCGATGCCCCGGCCCCGGTCGCCAACTATGTCTCCTTCGTCATCGCGGACAAGCTGGTGCATGTGTCGGGCCAGATCAGCCAGAACGCGGCCGGTGTGATCCGTGGCAAGCTGGGCGCCGACATGAGCATCGAGGATGGGGCCGAGGCGGCGAAATGCTGTGCCATCTCGTTGCTGGCGCAGCTGAAAAAGGCCTGTGACGGCGATCTGTCAAAGCTCAAGCGCGTGGTCAAACTGGGCGGTTTCGTCAATTCCACCCCCGATTTCATCGATCAGCCGAAAGTCATCAACGGCGCGTCCGATTTCATGGTTGCCGCCCTTGGCGATGCCGGACGCCATGCCCGCGCCGCTGTCTCTGCCGCCTCGCTGCCGCTGGGCGCTGCGGTGGAAATCGACGCCATCTTTGAACTGGTCTGA
- a CDS encoding glycerophosphodiester phosphodiesterase family protein, with translation MRVALPPAFLHIPLAHRALHDRAAGRPENSRAAVQAAVAAGYGIEIDLQLSSDGVAMVFHDETLDRLTAETGWVNRRTAADLGQIRLRDATDGIPTLAEVLALVAGRVPLLIEIKDQTLTPDGRIGPLEMATVAALAGYDGPVALMSFNPDSVAELARLAPHLPRGLTTGSYDPEGYAPLPADLCDRLREIPDYDRTEASFLSHEAADLARPRVADLKRQGAAILCWTIRSPLAEAEARRHAQNITFEGYLAAQP, from the coding sequence ATGCGCGTGGCCCTGCCCCCCGCCTTTCTGCACATCCCGCTGGCGCATCGTGCCCTGCACGACCGCGCGGCGGGCCGCCCCGAAAACAGCCGGGCCGCGGTGCAGGCGGCGGTGGCGGCGGGCTATGGCATCGAGATTGATCTGCAACTGTCTTCGGATGGTGTGGCGATGGTGTTTCACGATGAAACGCTGGACCGCCTCACCGCTGAGACCGGCTGGGTCAACCGCCGGACGGCGGCGGATCTGGGCCAGATCCGGCTGCGCGACGCCACGGATGGCATCCCCACGCTGGCCGAGGTGCTGGCGCTGGTCGCGGGGCGGGTGCCGCTGCTGATCGAGATCAAGGACCAGACGCTGACGCCCGACGGTCGCATCGGCCCGCTGGAGATGGCCACCGTTGCGGCGCTGGCGGGCTATGACGGCCCGGTGGCGCTGATGTCGTTCAACCCCGACAGCGTGGCCGAACTGGCGCGGCTGGCACCGCATCTGCCGCGCGGGCTGACCACCGGCTCCTATGATCCTGAAGGCTATGCGCCCCTGCCCGCCGATCTGTGCGACCGCCTGCGCGAGATCCCGGATTACGACCGCACCGAGGCCAGCTTCCTCAGCCATGAAGCCGCCGATCTGGCCCGCCCACGGGTGGCCGATCTGAAACGGCAGGGCGCCGCCATCCTGTGCTGGACCATCCGCTCGCCACTGGCCGAGGCCGAGGCCCGCCGCCATGCGCAGAACATCACCTTCGAAGGGTATCTGGCGGCGCAGCCTTGA